A portion of the Vibrio coralliirubri genome contains these proteins:
- the typA gene encoding translational GTPase TypA: protein MSTPQIDKLRNIAIIAHVDHGKTTLVDKLLQQSGTLESRGEAEERVMDSNDIEKERGITILAKNTAINWNDYRINIVDTPGHADFGGEVERIMSMVDSVLLIVDAVDGPMPQTRFVTQKAFAHGLKPIVVINKIDRPGARPDWVMDQVFDLFDNLGATDEQLDFTVVYASALNGWATMTEGETGENMEPLFQAVVDTVDAPAVDLDGPLQMQISQLDYSSYVGVIGVARVTRGSVKPNQQVTIVNAEGKKRNGKVGTVLGYLGLDRHEVEQANAGDIIAITGLGELKISDTICDVNNVEAMTPLSVDEPTVTMTFQVNTSPFAGKEGKFVTSRNILERLEKELVHNVALRVEETDNPDRFRVSGRGELHLSILIENMRREGFELAVSRPEVIIKKDEDGNLTEPFETVTIDVLEEHQGGIMENIGLRKGELTDMSPDGKGRVRMDFMMPSRGLIGFQTEFLTLTSGSGLLYHSFDHYGPHKGGVIGQRNNGVLISNATGKALTYALFNLQERGRLFAEHADEVYEGQIIGIHNRSNDLTVNCLKGKQLTNVRASGTDEAQVLSPPIRHTLEQALEFIDEDELVEVTPVSIRIRKKLLTENERKRAARPAKA, encoded by the coding sequence ATGTCTACTCCACAGATTGATAAGTTAAGAAATATCGCGATCATCGCGCACGTTGACCACGGTAAAACGACTTTGGTTGATAAACTGCTACAACAGTCAGGCACTCTTGAGTCTCGTGGTGAAGCTGAAGAGCGTGTCATGGATTCGAATGACATCGAAAAAGAGCGTGGCATTACCATTCTTGCTAAGAACACAGCAATCAACTGGAATGATTACCGCATCAACATCGTAGATACTCCGGGACACGCGGACTTCGGTGGTGAAGTTGAGCGTATCATGTCTATGGTTGACTCTGTTCTGCTTATCGTTGACGCAGTTGACGGCCCAATGCCTCAAACTCGTTTCGTAACGCAAAAAGCATTCGCACACGGTCTTAAGCCAATCGTTGTAATCAACAAGATTGACCGTCCAGGCGCTCGTCCTGATTGGGTTATGGATCAAGTATTTGACCTTTTCGACAACCTAGGTGCTACTGATGAGCAACTAGACTTCACCGTTGTTTACGCTTCAGCTCTAAACGGTTGGGCAACAATGACTGAAGGCGAAACTGGCGAGAACATGGAACCATTGTTCCAAGCTGTTGTTGATACAGTAGACGCGCCTGCAGTTGACCTTGACGGTCCACTACAAATGCAAATTTCGCAACTTGATTACAGCTCTTACGTAGGTGTTATCGGTGTTGCTCGTGTTACTCGTGGTTCTGTTAAACCAAACCAACAAGTAACTATCGTAAATGCAGAAGGCAAAAAACGTAACGGTAAGGTAGGTACAGTTCTTGGTTACCTAGGTCTTGACCGTCACGAAGTTGAGCAAGCTAACGCTGGCGACATCATTGCAATCACTGGTCTTGGTGAGCTGAAAATTTCAGACACTATCTGTGACGTAAACAATGTTGAAGCAATGACTCCGCTTTCTGTTGATGAACCAACAGTAACAATGACGTTCCAAGTAAACACTTCTCCGTTCGCGGGTAAAGAAGGTAAGTTCGTTACTTCACGTAACATCCTTGAGCGTCTAGAGAAAGAACTAGTACACAACGTTGCACTACGTGTTGAAGAAACTGATAACCCAGATCGTTTCCGTGTTTCAGGTCGTGGTGAACTTCACCTATCTATCCTGATCGAAAACATGCGTCGTGAAGGCTTCGAGCTAGCTGTATCTCGTCCAGAAGTTATCATCAAAAAAGACGAAGATGGCAACCTAACTGAACCGTTTGAAACTGTGACTATCGACGTGCTTGAAGAGCACCAAGGTGGCATCATGGAAAACATCGGTCTACGTAAAGGTGAGCTAACTGATATGTCTCCAGATGGCAAAGGCCGTGTTCGCATGGACTTCATGATGCCTTCTCGTGGTCTTATCGGTTTCCAAACTGAGTTCCTAACTCTAACGTCTGGTTCTGGTCTTCTTTACCACTCATTTGATCACTACGGCCCTCACAAAGGCGGCGTAATCGGTCAACGTAACAACGGTGTTCTAATCTCGAACGCAACTGGTAAAGCTCTGACTTACGCACTATTCAACCTACAAGAACGTGGTCGTCTATTTGCTGAGCACGCGGATGAAGTATACGAAGGTCAAATCATCGGTATTCATAACCGTTCAAACGACCTAACAGTAAACTGTCTGAAAGGTAAGCAGCTAACGAACGTTCGTGCATCTGGTACTGATGAAGCACAGGTTCTTTCGCCACCTATCCGTCACACTCTAGAGCAAGCTCTTGAGTTCATCGACGAAGACGAACTAGTAGAAGTAACGCCAGTAAGCATTCGTATCCGTAAGAAGCTTCTTACTGAAAACGAACGTAAGCGTGCAGCACGTCCAGCTAAGGCTTAA
- a CDS encoding DUF4124 domain-containing protein, whose protein sequence is MKNILFLIGLTVALSCSAQTVYTWVDEDGVLHFSDNPSAQDAEALRLPDVQASAPAPKFEASTPVDAAASSTTKTPAKTQAEAETTEREVPTQLALTMLTPVHDQTIRSNRGLIPIQIELNRKLGIGEQLQLMLDGRRYGAPQTQPIWELKGIDRGTHTIAIQAHRSGKLIASTSPVTVYLHRATLK, encoded by the coding sequence ATGAAAAACATACTGTTCCTGATCGGGTTAACAGTCGCGCTCTCGTGCTCTGCTCAAACGGTGTATACCTGGGTAGATGAAGATGGCGTGCTCCACTTTAGTGATAACCCTAGCGCTCAAGATGCCGAGGCTCTTCGCCTGCCAGATGTGCAAGCTTCAGCACCCGCCCCTAAATTTGAGGCCTCAACTCCGGTTGACGCCGCGGCTTCCTCTACAACTAAAACGCCAGCTAAAACCCAGGCAGAAGCAGAAACCACAGAGCGTGAGGTTCCTACTCAATTAGCCCTCACCATGTTGACTCCAGTTCATGATCAAACCATTCGTAGTAATCGCGGCTTAATTCCGATTCAGATAGAGCTCAACCGAAAACTTGGTATTGGGGAGCAATTACAATTGATGCTTGATGGCCGTCGATATGGCGCCCCACAGACCCAACCTATTTGGGAATTAAAAGGTATCGATCGAGGTACTCACACCATTGCAATTCAAGCACATAGAAGCGGCAAGCTTATTGCATCTACTAGTCCAGTCACCGTGTATTTACATCGAGCGACGCTCAAGTAG
- a CDS encoding virulence factor BrkB family protein: MNELQGSYKLKIKKVATLSIQFSRYLLARMTHDRVNVNAGYLAYITLLSIVPMLTVLLSILSSFSIFADVGIVIQNFVITNFVPASGDAVHGALLEFVANTGKMTAVGSVFLFIAALMLISNIDKNLNYIWRVDEKRRAVLSFSMYWMVLTLGPILVGASIAATSYVTSLSLLQNEVVSGAFNTVIRKLPLILSFFAFFGLYLLVPNKKIHFSHAAAGSLVAALLFELSKKGFAAYITQFPSYQLIYGALAAIPILFVWVYLCWLIALVGAEVTAALGEQEQWSDSKEMVHSSDKDKITEQGNNSDSTDPESK, encoded by the coding sequence ATGAACGAGTTACAAGGGAGTTACAAGTTGAAGATAAAAAAGGTCGCCACACTCAGTATTCAGTTTTCTCGCTATCTTTTGGCGCGAATGACACACGATAGAGTCAATGTGAATGCGGGCTACTTGGCGTACATTACCTTGCTCTCGATCGTACCGATGCTGACGGTTCTGCTCTCTATCTTGTCGTCATTCTCCATCTTTGCTGATGTTGGTATCGTGATTCAAAACTTCGTTATTACCAACTTTGTTCCCGCGTCTGGGGATGCGGTACACGGTGCTTTGTTAGAGTTCGTTGCCAATACCGGAAAAATGACGGCGGTGGGTAGTGTGTTCTTATTCATTGCAGCGCTGATGCTGATCTCGAATATTGATAAGAACTTAAACTACATCTGGCGTGTCGACGAGAAGCGTCGTGCGGTGTTATCTTTCTCTATGTACTGGATGGTGCTCACGCTTGGACCTATTTTAGTTGGGGCGAGCATTGCAGCCACTTCTTATGTGACATCATTGAGCTTGCTGCAAAACGAAGTGGTGTCTGGCGCCTTTAACACCGTGATTCGCAAACTTCCTTTGATTCTCTCTTTCTTTGCGTTTTTCGGTCTGTACCTGTTGGTTCCCAACAAAAAGATACACTTTTCTCATGCGGCTGCAGGTTCTCTAGTGGCGGCTCTGTTGTTCGAACTCAGTAAGAAAGGCTTCGCGGCCTACATTACTCAATTCCCTTCTTACCAGTTGATTTATGGCGCATTGGCGGCAATACCAATTCTTTTTGTCTGGGTTTATTTGTGCTGGTTGATTGCGCTGGTGGGTGCTGAGGTGACCGCTGCATTGGGTGAGCAGGAACAGTGGAGTGACTCGAAAGAAATGGTACACTCGTCGGATAAAGACAAAATCACAGAGCAAGGAAACAACAGTGATAGCACTGATCCAGAGAGTAAGTGA
- a CDS encoding bifunctional GNAT family N-acetyltransferase/hotdog fold thioesterase yields MFKLITPTTENQLNKYYHFRWQMLREPWRMPVGSERDEYDPMSHHRMIVDGRGRPMAIGRLYITPDLEGQIRYMAVKKSRQSKGMGSLILVALESLARQEGAKRLVCNAREDAISFYEKNEFERRGEINDQRGPVRHQQMVKHLDPMADVLRKPEWCNELQQRWEHQIPISDKMGIKINQYTGYQFECSAQLNPNLNPHNTMFAGSAFTLATLTGWGMTWLLMKERGLTGDIVLADSNIRYRHPVEQNPVASTSLDGISGDLDRLASGRKARIIIHVTIHSGDVEAVEFTGTYMLIPDYKKVLSTDTRAC; encoded by the coding sequence ATGTTTAAACTCATAACACCGACCACCGAAAATCAGCTAAACAAGTATTATCATTTTCGTTGGCAGATGCTCCGTGAACCTTGGCGAATGCCGGTAGGTTCAGAGCGCGATGAATATGACCCAATGAGTCACCATCGTATGATTGTTGATGGCCGTGGTCGTCCGATGGCGATTGGTCGTCTGTATATCACCCCAGATCTGGAAGGTCAGATCCGCTATATGGCGGTGAAGAAATCTCGCCAAAGTAAAGGCATGGGTTCGTTGATTCTAGTCGCACTTGAGTCATTGGCTCGCCAAGAGGGTGCTAAGCGCTTAGTGTGTAATGCACGTGAAGATGCGATCTCATTCTATGAGAAGAATGAATTTGAACGTCGCGGTGAGATTAATGATCAACGTGGCCCTGTGCGTCATCAACAGATGGTTAAGCATCTTGACCCAATGGCAGACGTTCTACGCAAGCCTGAGTGGTGTAATGAGCTTCAGCAGCGCTGGGAACATCAGATCCCGATCAGTGACAAGATGGGCATCAAGATCAACCAATACACGGGTTACCAATTTGAGTGTAGTGCTCAATTGAATCCCAACTTGAACCCGCATAATACCATGTTTGCAGGCTCTGCCTTTACCTTAGCGACCTTAACTGGTTGGGGGATGACTTGGTTATTGATGAAAGAACGCGGGCTGACCGGTGATATCGTGCTGGCAGACAGTAATATTCGTTATCGTCACCCGGTTGAGCAAAACCCTGTTGCCTCTACTTCATTGGATGGGATCAGTGGTGACTTGGACCGCCTTGCGTCAGGAAGAAAGGCACGTATCATCATTCACGTGACCATTCATAGCGGCGATGTGGAAGCGGTAGAGTTTACGGGAACCTATATGCTGATTCCTGACTACAAAAAGGTACTATCGACAGATACTAGGGCGTGTTGA
- a CDS encoding AAA family ATPase, protein MNPIIITGGPGAGKTTLINTLGDAGYPTFAESSRQLIEQQSQLENGILPWLDLPGFARLCLTVMSEQKDQASQHPVAFLDRAIPDICGYLTQASLEIDATYREASQGYHSQALLCRPEASIYVQDDVRPYPFEEALEIHHALVTVYQELGYEMVEVPFMPVEERLQFVERYLDIKS, encoded by the coding sequence ATGAACCCAATCATTATTACTGGCGGCCCAGGCGCCGGAAAAACCACATTGATCAATACCTTGGGTGATGCGGGTTACCCCACTTTCGCTGAATCCTCTCGCCAGTTAATCGAACAGCAGAGCCAACTTGAGAACGGTATCTTACCTTGGTTAGACCTTCCGGGCTTTGCTCGCCTATGTTTAACCGTCATGAGCGAACAAAAAGACCAAGCCAGTCAGCATCCAGTTGCCTTTCTCGATCGTGCCATTCCAGATATCTGTGGTTACTTAACTCAGGCTAGTCTAGAGATAGATGCGACCTACCGAGAAGCAAGCCAAGGCTATCACTCACAAGCCTTGCTCTGTCGCCCTGAGGCTTCAATTTATGTACAAGATGATGTGAGACCTTATCCGTTTGAGGAGGCATTAGAGATTCACCACGCGTTAGTAACAGTCTACCAAGAACTTGGTTATGAGATGGTTGAAGTGCCGTTTATGCCAGTCGAAGAACGGCTTCAATTCGTTGAGCGTTACTTAGATATCAAAAGCTAG
- a CDS encoding DUF2959 domain-containing protein, whose product MPYLIVIVLSIFTLTGCQSAYYSAMEQVGYHKRDIMVDRVEDAKESQQDAQEEFTSALEALSSLTNFSGGDLGDMYNQINDKYQDSEKAAQNVSDRIAAIEDVSDALFEEWQSELDLYTSDSLRRSSEQKLRETKSSYQTMLSAMKRAEKKMDPVLNTLRDNTLYLKHNLNASAVGSLQGEFMSLEKDIAYAIEQMNAAIAESDKFLDQLNQK is encoded by the coding sequence ATGCCTTATTTAATAGTTATAGTCCTCTCTATTTTCACTCTTACTGGATGCCAATCAGCTTATTACTCCGCAATGGAGCAAGTGGGTTACCACAAGCGTGACATTATGGTCGATAGAGTGGAAGACGCTAAAGAGTCGCAGCAGGATGCTCAGGAAGAGTTTACCAGCGCACTTGAAGCCTTGAGTAGCCTGACTAATTTCAGTGGCGGCGACCTTGGAGACATGTACAACCAAATCAACGATAAATACCAAGACAGCGAGAAAGCCGCGCAAAATGTCAGTGACCGCATTGCTGCGATTGAAGATGTGTCGGATGCGCTGTTTGAAGAGTGGCAGAGTGAGTTAGATCTCTACACCAGTGATTCACTGCGCCGCTCGAGCGAGCAAAAGCTTCGTGAAACTAAATCGTCTTACCAAACGATGCTGTCAGCAATGAAGCGCGCCGAGAAGAAAATGGATCCCGTGCTCAATACCCTTCGCGACAACACGCTTTACTTAAAACATAACCTCAATGCGAGCGCTGTCGGCTCGCTGCAAGGTGAGTTTATGAGCTTAGAAAAAGACATCGCCTACGCGATAGAACAGATGAATGCTGCGATCGCCGAATCGGATAAATTCCTTGATCAACTGAACCAAAAATAA
- the glnL gene encoding nitrogen regulation protein NR(II), giving the protein MNRSAKSDSIDTHHLSSAILDNMVTSTLMLDEQLYVRYANPAAEQLFSQSARRIVDHPLSQLIQHASLDLALLTQPLQSGQSITDSDVTFVVDNRPLMLEVTVSPISWQRETLLLVEMRKIDQQRRLSQELNQHAQQQAAKLLVRGLAHEIKNPLGGLRGAAQLLGKMLPDQSLNEYTQIIIEQADRLRALVDRLLGPQKPGTKSEENLHQILEKVRQLVELESGSTLAIERDYDPSLPDILMDSAQVEQAMLNIVSNAAQILKTQDSGKITIRTRTVHQANIHGQRHKLAARIEISDNGPGIPDDLKDTLFYPMVSGREGGTGLGLSISQNLIDQHNGKIDVESWPGNTTFTIYLPI; this is encoded by the coding sequence GTGAATCGATCAGCCAAAAGCGACAGCATAGATACACACCATCTTTCCAGCGCCATTCTCGACAATATGGTGACTTCGACATTGATGCTCGATGAGCAATTGTATGTCCGATACGCCAATCCGGCGGCTGAGCAGCTCTTTTCACAGAGCGCACGACGCATCGTTGATCATCCACTGAGCCAACTTATCCAACACGCCTCACTGGATTTGGCACTTCTGACGCAACCACTACAAAGTGGCCAGAGCATTACCGACAGTGACGTTACCTTCGTTGTTGATAACCGCCCACTGATGCTTGAAGTCACGGTTAGCCCAATATCTTGGCAGCGAGAGACGCTGTTATTGGTTGAGATGCGCAAAATAGACCAGCAAAGACGCCTTAGCCAAGAGCTCAACCAACACGCACAACAACAAGCGGCTAAGTTGCTGGTACGCGGGTTAGCACATGAAATCAAAAACCCACTCGGTGGCTTAAGAGGTGCGGCGCAGTTACTTGGGAAAATGCTTCCTGATCAGTCTCTTAATGAATATACGCAGATCATTATTGAGCAAGCCGACCGCTTAAGAGCATTGGTCGACCGTCTACTTGGCCCTCAAAAGCCAGGAACTAAGTCAGAAGAGAACCTTCACCAAATACTTGAGAAAGTCAGGCAGCTCGTAGAGCTAGAATCGGGGTCAACGCTCGCCATCGAAAGGGATTACGACCCTAGCTTACCGGACATCTTGATGGATTCGGCACAGGTTGAACAAGCGATGCTCAATATCGTTAGCAATGCAGCGCAAATTCTAAAGACTCAAGATTCTGGAAAAATCACCATTCGCACCAGAACGGTGCATCAAGCAAATATTCACGGGCAGCGACACAAACTCGCGGCTCGTATTGAGATCAGCGATAACGGTCCGGGTATCCCCGATGATTTAAAAGACACGCTGTTTTACCCAATGGTCAGTGGACGAGAAGGTGGAACAGGGCTGGGGTTATCGATCTCTCAAAACCTGATCGATCAACACAATGGGAAAATTGATGTTGAAAGCTGGCCGGGCAACACCACATTCACGATTTATCTACCGATTTAG
- the glnA gene encoding glutamate--ammonia ligase, with product MSVENVLSLIQENEVKFIDLRFTDTKGKEQHISIPSHQVDADFFEEGKMFDGSSVAGWKGINESDMVMMPDAASAVLDPFTEDATLNIRCDILEPATMQGYDRDPRSIAKRSEEYLRSTGIADTVLVGPEPEFFLFDDVKFSNDMSGSFFKIDDVEAAWNTGSDFEGGNKGHRPGVKGGYFPVAPVDSSQDIRSAMCLVMEEMGLVVEAHHHEVATAGQNEIATRFNTLTAKADETQIYKYVVHNVAHAFGKTATFMPKPLVGDNGSGMHVHQSLAKDGVNLFAGDKYGGLSEMALYYIGGVIKHARAINAFANPSTNSYKRLVPGFEAPVMLAYSARNRSASIRIPVVPSPKARRIELRFGDPAANPYLCYSAMLMAGLDGIKNKIHPGEAMDKDLYDLPAEEAAEIPTVAESLQEALAALSEDREFLTAGGVFSDDFIDSYITLKSDDVQRVNMATHPLEFELYYSV from the coding sequence ATGTCAGTAGAAAATGTACTATCCCTGATCCAAGAGAACGAAGTTAAATTTATCGACTTACGTTTTACTGATACAAAAGGTAAAGAGCAGCATATCTCTATTCCTTCTCACCAAGTTGATGCAGACTTCTTCGAAGAAGGCAAAATGTTTGACGGCTCTTCAGTAGCTGGTTGGAAAGGCATTAACGAATCTGACATGGTAATGATGCCAGACGCAGCATCTGCTGTACTGGATCCATTCACAGAAGACGCAACGCTAAACATCCGTTGTGACATCCTAGAGCCTGCAACAATGCAAGGCTACGACCGTGACCCACGTTCTATCGCTAAACGTTCTGAAGAGTACCTACGTTCTACAGGTATCGCAGACACAGTTCTAGTTGGTCCAGAGCCAGAATTCTTCCTATTTGACGACGTTAAGTTCTCAAACGACATGTCTGGTTCTTTCTTCAAGATCGATGACGTAGAAGCAGCTTGGAACACAGGTTCTGACTTCGAAGGCGGTAACAAAGGTCACCGTCCTGGCGTTAAAGGCGGTTACTTCCCAGTAGCTCCAGTAGATTCATCTCAAGACATCCGTTCAGCAATGTGTCTAGTAATGGAAGAGATGGGCCTAGTTGTTGAAGCTCACCACCACGAAGTAGCAACTGCGGGTCAAAACGAAATCGCAACTCGCTTCAACACGCTAACAGCGAAAGCTGATGAAACTCAAATCTACAAGTACGTTGTACACAACGTTGCTCACGCATTTGGTAAAACAGCGACATTCATGCCTAAGCCACTAGTTGGTGACAACGGTTCTGGTATGCACGTTCACCAATCTCTAGCAAAAGACGGCGTTAACCTGTTTGCTGGTGATAAGTACGGCGGCCTATCTGAAATGGCTCTTTACTACATCGGTGGTGTAATCAAGCACGCTCGTGCAATCAACGCGTTTGCTAACCCATCAACTAACTCGTACAAGCGTCTTGTACCTGGTTTCGAAGCACCTGTAATGCTTGCTTACTCAGCACGTAACCGTTCTGCTTCTATCCGTATCCCAGTAGTACCAAGCCCTAAAGCACGTCGTATCGAGCTACGTTTTGGTGACCCAGCAGCTAACCCATACCTATGCTACTCAGCAATGCTTATGGCTGGCCTTGACGGTATCAAGAACAAGATTCACCCAGGCGAAGCTATGGATAAAGATCTATACGACCTTCCTGCAGAAGAAGCAGCTGAAATCCCAACAGTTGCAGAATCTCTACAAGAAGCTCTAGCAGCGCTTAGCGAAGACCGTGAGTTCCTAACAGCTGGCGGCGTATTCTCTGACGATTTCATCGATTCTTACATCACTCTGAAATCTGACGACGTACAACGCGTGAACATGGCTACACACCCACTTGAGTTTGAACTGTACTACTCAGTTTAA
- the dtd gene encoding D-aminoacyl-tRNA deacylase gives MIALIQRVSEAAVRVDGEVVGEIEQGLLVLLGVEKGDDEAKAKRLMERVTTYRVFGDEDDKMNLNVKQVEGKVLVVSQFTLPADTKKGTRAGFSRGAHPEDAERLYNYFSDQCESVLPTERGRFAADMKVSLVNDGPVTFWLQV, from the coding sequence GTGATAGCACTGATCCAGAGAGTAAGTGAAGCTGCCGTCCGTGTTGATGGCGAAGTAGTTGGTGAGATTGAGCAAGGCTTATTGGTTCTGTTAGGCGTAGAAAAAGGTGATGACGAAGCCAAAGCCAAACGTTTGATGGAACGAGTAACCACTTATCGTGTCTTTGGAGATGAAGACGATAAAATGAACCTCAACGTGAAGCAGGTAGAAGGTAAGGTATTAGTGGTGTCTCAATTCACTCTGCCGGCCGATACCAAGAAAGGGACTCGAGCAGGGTTCTCTCGTGGTGCTCACCCAGAAGATGCTGAGCGTCTTTACAACTATTTCTCTGACCAGTGTGAATCAGTGTTGCCAACGGAACGTGGCCGATTCGCAGCCGACATGAAAGTGTCTTTGGTTAATGATGGCCCAGTGACATTCTGGCTGCAGGTTTAG